The region CGAAAAACACCCCATTTTTGAATTTGAATATGACAAATTTAATAACAGCTGGGGCGCTGCTTTTGTTGACACACTTAACACTTACTCAGTTGGTCCTAAAACAAGTACACTAAGAAGTTCAAATCCAACAGAAGATGGTACAGGCTGGAATCACAGACTTCAAGCTGCTGTTTCAGATGACGGACTTAAAGTTTTCTGTACATGGACAGATACCGACGTTGATTTCTTTACTCAACCTGAATTCCCATATTTTGACCTTAACCCTGACTTGAGAATTTGGTCAAGAGATATTAATACAGGTATGTCTACAGGTCCTATAAACCTTACTCACTATACAGCCGGTTTTGGCGAATCGCACTTCCACCACTTATCACCTATTATTCCTAACGTTGATGGTGAATGGCAAGTTCCTGTTTCGTTTATTAATATTGCCGAAAACGGTAGTATTGACGACCTACCATTACCAATTTACTATCTAAAAGGAATTACTCTAACTGAAGGTGACTACATGTACGCTGTTAATATCGACAATAGCTCACCAATGTTGTCTAACAAAGTTTCGGAATGCTACCCTAACCCTGCAAAAAATAGCACCAATATCAATGTAAACCTTGACAGAACTGCTAACGTATTCGTTTCAGTTAAAGCTGTTACAGGACAAACTGTTTACAACAACGATTATGGTAGAATGAACGCAGGAAATAACGTTATCACCATTAATACTAACAACTTAGCAAAAGGTATGTACATTGTTAATGTTACAGTTGGCGGTGAACAACACACCAAAAAGCTTATTGTTAAGTAATAAATAATAAGTTTGTAATTATCATAGAAGCTGTCCTATTTTTTAGGGCAGCTTTTTTGTTTTTATTATTTATCTGTAATAAAGTAAAGTTATTATCTTTGTGGTGTTTCGTTTATACATCAGCACAGTGAACAAAATTTTAACACTTATAAAAAAAGATATTAGCATTGAGCTTAAAAACAATAATGTTATTTCCGGCATACTGCTTTACGTTGTATCAGGAATATTAATAACATACGTTGTATTTGATGCAAATATCAGCGTAAAAATATGGTGCGTTTTGTATTGGCTAATTTTTATGTTTAGCTCAATAACAGCTGTTTCAAAAAGTTTTGTTCAGGAAGACCCTTCCAGAAATATATACTACTACCTAACAGCTAAGCCACAACATATTATTCTGGCTAAAATATTGTATAATATTGTTCTGCTTTTACTAATTGTTGCAATACATACCTTATTATACATGCTTATGTTGGGAAATCCGATAAATAACATTTTGCTTTTTGTTTCATCGGTAATATTAGGCACATTATGTATTTCGTCAATATTAACACTAATATCTGCCATTGCTTCAAAAGCATCGAATAATTTTACGCTATTATCGATTTTAAGTTTTCCATTAGTACTTCCTGTACTTGTTGTTTTACAGAAACTTACCGAATGGTCGCTGCTTGAAACTCATAGTAATAATTCGTTAAATTATCTGTTAGCCTTACTTTTATTGACTGTTGCCATAGTCGGTTTGGCATATATTTTATTCCCAAAAATCAGCAACGAATAATATATAATAAACAATGAAGAAAAAAATTACCATAAGTTACAAAATAATAGGATTGCTGCTAATTGCATATACTGTTGTATTTGGCTTAACTATTGCCACACCCGACCTGCCCATTATTAAAGAAAGTATAAGAAATTTATTTTTTCATGTAGTTATGTGGATGTGTATGTTCTTTTTCTTTCTAATAAGTGCAGCTAACGGTATTCTTTATTTGGCAAAGCACGATATTGAACACGACATTAAATCGGCAGAAGCGGTTAACATAGGACTTTTGTACGGAGTTATTGGAATTGTTACCGGAATGGTTTGGGCAAACTTTACATGGGGAAAGCCCTGGATAAACGACCCTAAGCTTAACGGAGCATTAATTTCGCTTTGCACCTACTTAGCTTATAAAATCTTGAGAAAGTCAATTGCGTCAAATGAACTAAAAGCTCGCGTTTCGGCTGTGTATAACATATTTGCTTTTGTTATACTAATATTGTTTATTTACGTTATACCAATGATAAGCACAACCACCATACACCCCGGTCAATCGGGCGATGCAACTACAATTTTTACAATAAATAAAAGTATGAGAATGGTTTTTTATCCTTCAATTATTGGAAATATAATTATTGGATACTGGCTTTGGACTCAACGTGTGCGAATAAAAAACATAGAAAACAAATTAAAAAACTTAGAATTAATTTAAAGCATGGAAAACAAACTATTTGTAGTTATTTTGGTAGTGTTAGTGATAATTTTAGCACTTGCCATATATTTGTTTGCTCAAGATAAGAAAATATCGAAGATTGAAAACAAAGTAAATAAACTAGAAGAAGAAATTGAAGCAAATTCTACCGAAAAAGATAAAACTGTTTCTGTAAAACTTAAAGAAAAGAGTAATACTTAATTAATTATGAAAACCACGAATTTAATTTTATTGTTAATCATTGTTGCGTCTGTTGCAATTATAGTAAGTCTTTTTTCAAAATCTAATCCGTATAGCGATTTTGAAAAAGTTGAACAAAACACAGGTAAAGATTTGCAAGTAATCGGAAAGCTATCCGACAAGTATCAGATAATGTATATTGATAGCATCTTCACTTCAAAAGGATTTAGTTTTGGTATGGAAGATGAAAAAGGTAATGTCCGACAAGTATATTATTTCGATAATAAACCAACCGATTTTGAAAAATCGGATCAAGTAGTAATTGTAGCAACTAATCGAAACGACTCTATTATTGCTAAATCCTTGCTGCTGAAATGCCCATCAAAATACAACGAAGACAAAAAACCTGAAGGATTTGAAGATAAAAGCTTTTAACTAAAACTGTTGTAGTAAAAACTATCATTAATGCGAAACTTATATTTATTAGTTTTTTTGCTATTTTGTTCATTCAATTTATTTTCTCAAATAAATAGCAACGATACTATTGCTGACAGAAATGTTCATGCCGACCAACACTCACCCGATTCGGCTGACATCAGCTATTTTATTTACAGTACCGATGCAAATTATACCTTATATAAACTAAACCGAAGTCTGACAAATTTTGAAAACTATCAGCAATTGCAATCTGCAAACAGTTTTTATCAATACAATGGCAACATAGGTTCTGCTGCAACTTCACTTATATTTCCAACATTCTTAAATCCCGATTTTTCGTACAAAAACAACGTTTTCGGCATATGGCAACTCAGTACCGATAGCATAAAAATATATCCAAACAAGTCGTCTTATTCTGAAGCCAAATACGTTTTGGGAAGTGCAAGAGAACAAAGCCTTGATTTTAATATTCACACTCGTCTCGGCAACGGCATATACACCGGAGCTTTTTTAAGATACCGAAACATATACGGATTGTACAACAATCAACGAACATACTATCCGGGCGGTCATCTTTATTTTACTTTCTTTCCCAATAATATTAACTACGGCGCTATCGTCAGTTATCTTAACGATAAATATTTAGCTTTTGAAAATGGTGGCATTGCACAACCCGAACAGTTTTTTAATAACACCGAAACCAACAGAAGTACATTTATTACCAATCTCGGCTCTGCCGAAAATCACGGTAAAACAACACAGATAAGATTACAACAGTTTTACAAATTTTTTAAAAACACAAACGACACTATAAGCAATAGAAAGTTGTTTTTTAAAATTGCACACACTTTTGATTATCAGTCGAATAGCAACAAATATTCGGATAAGAGTCGTAATATCGACTTTTATCCGCAAAGCTGGTCTGATACCACCTACTATTTCGATTCAACAAATTTCAGAACTGTCAGAAATATTTTGTCAATTAATAATATTGATACTTCTAACCATAACAATAAAATATTTACATACAATTTCAGTATTGCTCATAGTTTCAACAAATTAAGCAAACCAAATGTAGAGAAAAAACTATTTTCTGATTTTAAACCGGAACTCAAAATTAATTTATTACTCTTAAAACACTACAATTTAAACTTCATCGGCTCGTACGGAATTGGCAACACGACCAATAAAAACTATGAAATAAAGTTAAATGCCAACAGATATTTTTCAAATAGCAATATTTATGTCGCCGTCAATGCAGATGTGAGTAGTACAATGCCCAACTATTTTTATTTGTGCAACGAAACTCCTTTTGAAACATGGAACAACGATTTCAAAGCAATAGCATTTAA is a window of Lentimicrobiaceae bacterium DNA encoding:
- a CDS encoding heme exporter protein CcmB, whose translation is MNKILTLIKKDISIELKNNNVISGILLYVVSGILITYVVFDANISVKIWCVLYWLIFMFSSITAVSKSFVQEDPSRNIYYYLTAKPQHIILAKILYNIVLLLLIVAIHTLLYMLMLGNPINNILLFVSSVILGTLCISSILTLISAIASKASNNFTLLSILSFPLVLPVLVVLQKLTEWSLLETHSNNSLNYLLALLLLTVAIVGLAYILFPKISNE
- the ccsA gene encoding cytochrome c biogenesis protein CcsA, with amino-acid sequence MKKKITISYKIIGLLLIAYTVVFGLTIATPDLPIIKESIRNLFFHVVMWMCMFFFFLISAANGILYLAKHDIEHDIKSAEAVNIGLLYGVIGIVTGMVWANFTWGKPWINDPKLNGALISLCTYLAYKILRKSIASNELKARVSAVYNIFAFVILILFIYVIPMISTTTIHPGQSGDATTIFTINKSMRMVFYPSIIGNIIIGYWLWTQRVRIKNIENKLKNLELI
- a CDS encoding cytochrome c maturation protein CcmE; its protein translation is MKTTNLILLLIIVASVAIIVSLFSKSNPYSDFEKVEQNTGKDLQVIGKLSDKYQIMYIDSIFTSKGFSFGMEDEKGNVRQVYYFDNKPTDFEKSDQVVIVATNRNDSIIAKSLLLKCPSKYNEDKKPEGFEDKSF